The Candidatus Aegiribacteria sp. nucleotide sequence CCGCAGAACATCGAGAGAGTCGTCGAGGGAACACCTGCAGCGGATGGTATTTCTGCGGCGGTGATACAGTAGATTCCCGCAGTATCTATATCCAGTGAATACCACGGCAGTCCCCAGAAAGGACTGTATCCGGAGCGGTTTTCGGAAGCAGTCCAGACTCTGTTCCCTCCTTCAAGAAGGGCACTGAATATCGATCCGGATATTCCCGATACTGCTCCGGGCGGACCTGTGTCAGGATAACTGATGATAATTCTGAATCTCTCAGCGGCATACAGAGCGCCGTCTCGAAACACAATCGGATGAAGTTCAAGAAGAGTTACACCTGCTCTCCTGAAAGAACCCGTATGCGTGAGTGAACCCCAGGTTCGGGGGATATTCTCAGGGTGGGCTGAAAAGAAGGAATCGAATCCTTCCGGGGAGACAGAAGTTTCAGCCACAGTACCTGCAGACAGAAAATGGACACCTTCGGGAATGATCTCAAGGAAAGGTTCTACTCCGGGGGGTACAGCAAAAAACAGATTCGCCTGTGGAAGAAGAATCGATCCATCACTGCCTGAATAGCCGCATCCATCAGCAATATATCCAGTCAGATTATCAGGCAGGCTCACAATCTCATGAATTGCCGGACATTCCCACACAAACTCAGTGAAGGCGGCTTCCACTCGCGTCTGCGGCGGAACTATCCTTTCGGCAGGGGTGAGGAGTGATGTCGAAGCAAGTATAAGAAAAATGAAATAAGACATATTCAGAGTTCAGTAAGTTCGAGCAGCGGCGAATCACCGTCTTCTTCGCCGGGAAGCTTCTCTTCGTCCGGGATCAACTCTGCCCTTATGCGTTCTTCCTCGACATCAATCATCTTCCCCTGTGTATCAATGAATGATCGTATCTGAGCAATCACTGAGAGCCTTCTATCCTGCAGCTCACGAATGGTCTCGGTAAGAACACGGACACGGTCTCTTGCTTCAGCTACAAGGTTTGACGCCTTGATCTCAGCGTCCATAATAATGAGTTCTGCTTCCTTGTCAGCCTCTTTCCTGGCTT carries:
- a CDS encoding DivIVA domain-containing protein, translating into MRITPLDIRRQHFRKTMRGYDNAEVEAFLEMVASAWEELVENLEKVERELTVLRARASDFDRMEGAVRDVLVQQQQSAAKARKEADKEAELIIMDAEIKASNLVAEARDRVRVLTETIRELQDRRLSVIAQIRSFIDTQGKMIDVEEERIRAELIPDEEKLPGEEDGDSPLLELTEL